The following are encoded together in the Vigna unguiculata cultivar IT97K-499-35 chromosome 2, ASM411807v1, whole genome shotgun sequence genome:
- the LOC114174326 gene encoding probable glycosyltransferase At5g03795 produces MMTGKQQSWFFSLRGSLLFLAILTLLSITYLALRYSTPPPEVSKFSVTKLNDAPGTGKYEECGGGGGEEGEEELYSDTFHSPRVFKLNYEEMEKKFKVYIYPDGDPNTFYQTPRKLTGKYASEGYFFQNIRESHFRTENPDEAHLFFIPISCHKMRGKGTSYENMTIIVQNYVEGLISKYPYWNRTLGADHFFVTCHDVGVRATEGLEFLVKNSIRAVCSPSYDVGFIPHKDVALPQVLQPFALPAGGNDVENRTTLGFWAGHRNSKIRVILARVWENDTELDISNNRISRATGHLLYQKRFYRSKFCICPGGSQVNSARITDSIHYGCIPVILSNYYDLPFNDILDWNKFAVILKEKDVYQLKQILKNISDAEFVALHYNLVKVQKHFQWNSPPIRFDAFHMVMYDLWLRHHTIKY; encoded by the exons ATGATGACGGGGAAGCAACAATCGTGGTTCTTCTCTCTGCGAGGTTCGCTCCTGTTCCTCGCAATCCTCACCCTTCTCTCCATCACCTACCTCGCTCTCAGATACTCCACCCCGCCACCCGAG GTTTCCAAGTTCTCCGTCACCAAGCTCAACGACGCGCCGGGAACCGGGAAATATGAGGAGtgtggaggaggaggaggagaagaaggagaagaagaactGTATTCGGACACGTTTCACTCTCCGCGTGTGTTCAAGCTGAACTACGAGGAGATGGAGAAAAAGTTCAAGGTGTACATATACCCTGATGGGGATCCCAACACGTTCTACCAGACGCCGAGGAAGCTCACTGGGAAGTACGCCAGTGAGGGCTATTTCTTCCAGAACATCAGAGAGAGTCATTTCCGCACCGAAAACCCCGATGAGGCGCACCTCTTCTTCATCCCCATCTCGTGTCACAAGATGCGCGGCAAg GGCACGTCTTATGAGAACATGACGATCATAGTACAAAATTATGTGGAGGGCTTGATATCCAAATATCCTTATTGGAACAGAACCTTGGGTGCTGATCACTTCTTTGTCACTTGTCATGATGTTGGTGTGAGGGCAACGGAAGGTCTTGAGTTTCTTGTGAAAAATTCCATTCGAGCAGTATGTTCCCCCAGCTATGATGTTGGATTTATTCCGCACAAAGATGTTGCTCTGCCTCAAGTGCTACAGCCTTTTGCTCTTCCTGCTGGGGGGAATGATGTAGAAAACAG GACTACACTTGGATTTTGGGCTGGTCATCGTAACTCTAAAATTAGAGTTATTCTTGCACGTGTGTGGGAAAATGACACAGAACTTGATATTTCAAACAACAGAATTAGCAGGGCTACTGGGCATCTATTGTACCAGAAGAGATTTTACAGGAGTAAGTTTTGTATATGTCCTGGTGGATCCCAGGTCAATAGTGCACGAATAACAGACTCTATCCATTATGGTTGCATCCCTG TGATATTGTCAAATTACTATGACCTTCCTTTTAATGATATTCTTGACTGGAATAAATTTGCTGTGATACTCAAAGAGAAAGATGTATACCAGCTTAAACAAATCCTCAAAAATATATCAGATGCCGAGTTTGTTGCACTTCATTATAATTTGGTAAAG GTTCAGAAACATTTCCAATGGAATTCGCCCCCAATCAGATTTGATGCTTTCCATATGGTTATGTATGACCTCTGGTTACGCCATCACACGATCAAATACTGA
- the LOC114170341 gene encoding kinesin-like protein KIN-14R isoform X1: protein MDPIQSNDIQEYPQTLISEPSDSLMQDANESVFDSMVCDSTSRLITTGFTKKTEEECFMFVNAGGDAFSEAAGGITFLGDTYFDGGNVMRTNERIVEGGDYPFIYQSARLGSFCYRFENIPPGDYVVDLHFVEIININGPKGMRVFNVYIQDEKVLSELDIYAIVGANKPLQLVDSSVSVKDDGVILIRFEGISGSPVVSGICIRRATKASVPQVTSDHIECSYCAAQIEIPSSQMKLMQAKSIAKYESKIKELTMQCDLKAKECYEAWMSLTVTNEQLETVQMELDKVTIKSHTTDQTVEKQAESLRNISNMYELDKKKWADAICSLQEKIKLMKSDYLKLSFEAHECVDSIPELNNMVFAVQELVKQCEDLKVKYNEEMTKRKKLFNEVQEAKGNIRVFCRCRPLNKAEMSAGYNTVVDFDAAKDGCLGILTSGSVKKSFRFDRVYTPKDDQVDVFADASSMVISVLDGYNVCIFAYGQTGTGKTFTMEGTQQNRGVNYRTLEHLFKVSKERSETFSYNISVSVLEVYNEQIRDLLATGQTSKRLEIKQASEGYHHVPGVVEAKIDSINEVWSVLQTGNNARAVGSNNVNEHSSRSHCMLCITVKAKNLLNGDCTKSKLWLVDLAGSERLAKTDAQGERLKEAQNINRSLSALGDVISALAAKSSHIPYRNSKLTHLLQDSLGGDSKTLMFVQISPSDQDLGETLSSLNFATRVRGVELGPVKRQIDTSELQKLKAMLEKARSDCRIKDESMRKLEENLQSLESKAKGKDQIYKNLQEKIKELEGQIELKKAMQSESEKQVSQLSDKLRGKEETCSSLQQKVRELEKRMKEQLQSESASFQQKVQKVWDLEKRLKDQMHESDSESAILKDKIKELERKLKEQEKSSMVMLHQQMKELEDRYREREQQWQQTHSYVDAVRATPDIGKSFMNEECPSEIEAGILRCSDSVNRQTSQGSSLFKGSDSTNKIRSRTREFRSNDENNYVMSSSSLHDRRRVTRKSDPPKIIRSVRPTPRPATGNQAPVSHKRTSTSRDQVPGIRERESKKKIWS, encoded by the exons ATGGATCCGATTCAATCGAACGATATTCAGGAATACCCACAAACCCTAATCTCAGAGCCCAGCGATTCTCTAATGCAAGATGCCAATGAGTCTGTGTTCGATTCGATGGTTTGCGACTCCACTTCAAGGCTCATCACAACTGGATTTACCAAAAAAACAG AAGAGGAATGTTTCATGTTTGTAAATGCTGGAGGGGATGCTTTCAGTGAAGCAGCTGGAGGAATAACGTTCCTGGGCGACACCTATTTTGATGGTGGCAACGTTATGCGGACCAACGAGCGAATAGTGGAGGGTGGAGACTACCCATTTATCTATCAATCGGCTCGGTTGGGAAGTTTTTGTTATAGGTTTGAAAATATTCCTCCTGGAGACTATGTTGTTGATCTTCATTTTGTGGAAATCATTAACATAAATGGGCCAAAAGGAATGAGGGTGTTCAATGTATACATCCAAGATGAAAAG GTTCTGTCTGAATTGGACATCTATGCAATTGTTGGAGCCAATAAGCCTCTACAGTTGGTTGATTCAAGTGTATCTGTTAAGGATGATGGGGTGATTCTCATAAGATTTGAAGGTATATCTGGAAGCCCAGTCGTAAGTGGAATTTGCATTAGGAGAGCAACGAAGGCCTCAG TTCCACAAGTGACAAGTGATCACATTGAATGTAGCTACTGTGCTGCACAGATTGAAATTCCTTCATCACAG ATGAAACTTATGCAGGCAAAGTCTATCGCAAAGTATGAGAGTAAGATAAAGGAGCTCACAATGCAGTGTGATCTTAAGGCAAAAGAATGCTATGAGGCATGGATGTCATTAACTGTGACAAATGAGCAATTGGAGACAGTCCAGATGGAACTTGACAAAGTGACAATTAAGTCACATACTACTG ATCAAACTGTGGAGAAACAAGCTGAAAGCCTGAGGAATATTTCTAATATGTATGAGCTTGATAAGAAGAAATGGGCAGATGCAATTTGCAGTTTACAAGAAAAGATAAAG TTGATGAAAAGTGATTATTTAAAACTTTCCTTTGAAGCGCATGAATGTGTTGATTCGATTCCTGAATTAAATAATATGGTTTTTGCAGTTCAGGAATTGG TCAAACAGTGTGAAGATCTCAAAGTGAAGTACAACGAAGAGATGACAAAGAGAAAGAAACTCTTCAACGAAGTTCAAGAGGCTAAAG GGAACATTCGGGTTTTCTGCCGATGCCGTCCATTGAATAAGGCTGAAATGTCAGCTGGATACAATACGGTTGTGGATTTTGATGCAGCAAAGGATGGATGCCTTGGAATTTTGACAAGTGGCTCCGTCAAAAAATCATTCAGATTTGACAGAGTTTATACACCAAAAGATGATCAAG TTGATGTTTTTGCTGATGCATCATCAATGGTAATCTCTGTACTGGATGGCTACAATGTTTGTATCTTTGCTTATGGGCAAACCGGAACAGGGAAAACGTTTACCATGGAAGGAACACAGCAGAACAGAGGAGTAAATTACAGGACTCTTGAGCACTTGTTTAAAGTTAGTAAGGAAAGGAGTGAAACTTTTTCATATAACATATCTGTTAGTGTTCTTGAGGTTTATAACGAACAAATCAGAGACTTATTGGCTACTGGACAAACATCAAAAAG ATTGGAGATAAAACAAGCTTCTGAAGGATATCATCATGTTCCTGGTGTAGTAGAAGCCAAAATTGATAGCATAAATGAAGTGTGGAGTGTACTGCAGACCGGAAATAATGCTAGAGCAGTTGGAAGTAACAACGTTAATGAGCATAGCAGTCGATCTCATTG CATGCTATGTATAACAGTAAAGGCTAAAAACTTGTTGAATGGAGACTGTACCAAGAGCAAGCTTTGGCTCGTGGATTTGGCAGGTAGTGAGAGACTTGCAAAGACTGATGCTCAAGGGGAACGGCTTAAGGAAGCACAAAATATTAATCGATCTCTTTCTGCTCTTGGAGATGTAATATCTGCTTTGGCAGCTAAAAGTAGTCACATTCCATATAG GAACTCTAAACTCACACATTTACTTCAAGACTCACTAG GAGGTGACTCCAAAACTCTGATGTTTGTACAAATAAGTCCATCAGACCAGGACCTAGGTGAGACCCTGAGCTCGCTTAATTTTGCAACTAGAGTGAGGGGTGTTGAGTTAGGCCCTGTTAAGAGGCAAATTGATACAAGTGAACTTCAAAAGTTGAAAGCAATG CTCGAAAAAGCACGGAGTGATTGCAGAATTAAAGATGAATCTATGCGAAAACTTGAAGAAAACTTGCAAAGCTTGGAGAGTAAGGCCAAAGGCAAGGACcagatttacaaaaatttacaagaaaagatTAAAGAACTTGAAGGACAGATTGAGTTGAAGAAAGCCATGCAAAGTGAATCAGAGAAGCAAGTCTCTCAATTATCTGACAAATTGAGAGGGAAAGAAGAAACCTGCAGTTCTCTCCAACAAAAG GTGAGAGAGCTAGAGAAAAGGATGAAAGAACAACTGCAGTCAGAGTCAGCAAGTTTTCAGCAGAAGGTGCAGAAG GTTTGGGATCTAGAGAAAAGGCTGAAAGATCAGATGCACGAGTCTGACTCTGAATCTGCCATTTTGAAAGATAAG ATAAAGGAGCTTGAGAGGAAACTGAAAGAGCAGGAGAAGAGCTCAATGGTCATGCTTCATCAACAG ATGAAGGAATTAGAGGACAGATACAGAGAGCGAGAGCAACAGTGGCAACAAACACACAGTTATGTGGATGCAGTAAGGGCCACACCGGATATAGGTAAAAGCTTCATGAATGAAGAATGTCCAAGCGAGATTGAGGCTGGCATTTTAAGGTGTTCAGACTCAGTAAACCGGCAGACAAGCCAAGGTTCTTCTTTGTTCAAAGGAAGTGATTCTACTAATAAGATAAGAAGCAGAACAAGAGAGTTCAGAAGCAATGACGAAAACAACTACGTAATGTCTTCATCATCATTGCACGATAGAAGAAGAGTCACTAGGAAATCTGATCCACCCAAAATAATCAGGAGTGTGAGGCCAACACCAAGACCAGCCACTGGTAATCAAGCTCCAGTGTCTCACAAGAGAACTAGCACAAGCAGAGATCAGGTTCCAGGAATAAGAGAGAGGGAAAGTAAGAAGAAAATTTGGTCATGA
- the LOC114170341 gene encoding kinesin-like protein KIN-14R isoform X2 produces the protein MDPIQSNDIQEYPQTLISEPSDSLMQDANESVFDSMVCDSTSRLITTGFTKKTEEECFMFVNAGGDAFSEAAGGITFLGDTYFDGGNVMRTNERIVEGGDYPFIYQSARLGSFCYRFENIPPGDYVVDLHFVEIININGPKGMRVFNVYIQDEKVLSELDIYAIVGANKPLQLVDSSVSVKDDGVILIRFEGISGSPVVSGICIRRATKASVPQVTSDHIECSYCAAQIEIPSSQMKLMQAKSIAKYESKIKELTMQCDLKAKECYEAWMSLTVTNEQLETVQMELDKVTIKSHTTDQTVEKQAESLRNISNMYELDKKKWADAICSLQEKIKLMKSDYLKLSFEAHECVDSIPELNNMVFAVQELVKQCEDLKVKYNEEMTKRKKLFNEVQEAKGNIRVFCRCRPLNKAEMSAGYNTVVDFDAAKDGCLGILTSGSVKKSFRFDRVYTPKDDQVDVFADASSMVISVLDGYNVCIFAYGQTGTGKTFTMEGTQQNRGVNYRTLEHLFKVSKERSETFSYNISVSVLEVYNEQIRDLLATGQTSKRLEIKQASEGYHHVPGVVEAKIDSINEVWSVLQTGNNARAVGSNNVNEHSSRSHCMLCITVKAKNLLNGDCTKSKLWLVDLAGSERLAKTDAQGERLKEAQNINRSLSALGDVISALAAKSSHIPYRNSKLTHLLQDSLGGDSKTLMFVQISPSDQDLGETLSSLNFATRVRGVELGPVKRQIDTSELQKLKAMLEKARSDCRIKDESMRKLEENLQSLESKAKGKDQIYKNLQEKIKELEGQIELKKAMQSESEKQVSQLSDKLRGKEETCSSLQQKVRELEKRMKEQLQSESASFQQKVWDLEKRLKDQMHESDSESAILKDKIKELERKLKEQEKSSMVMLHQQMKELEDRYREREQQWQQTHSYVDAVRATPDIGKSFMNEECPSEIEAGILRCSDSVNRQTSQGSSLFKGSDSTNKIRSRTREFRSNDENNYVMSSSSLHDRRRVTRKSDPPKIIRSVRPTPRPATGNQAPVSHKRTSTSRDQVPGIRERESKKKIWS, from the exons ATGGATCCGATTCAATCGAACGATATTCAGGAATACCCACAAACCCTAATCTCAGAGCCCAGCGATTCTCTAATGCAAGATGCCAATGAGTCTGTGTTCGATTCGATGGTTTGCGACTCCACTTCAAGGCTCATCACAACTGGATTTACCAAAAAAACAG AAGAGGAATGTTTCATGTTTGTAAATGCTGGAGGGGATGCTTTCAGTGAAGCAGCTGGAGGAATAACGTTCCTGGGCGACACCTATTTTGATGGTGGCAACGTTATGCGGACCAACGAGCGAATAGTGGAGGGTGGAGACTACCCATTTATCTATCAATCGGCTCGGTTGGGAAGTTTTTGTTATAGGTTTGAAAATATTCCTCCTGGAGACTATGTTGTTGATCTTCATTTTGTGGAAATCATTAACATAAATGGGCCAAAAGGAATGAGGGTGTTCAATGTATACATCCAAGATGAAAAG GTTCTGTCTGAATTGGACATCTATGCAATTGTTGGAGCCAATAAGCCTCTACAGTTGGTTGATTCAAGTGTATCTGTTAAGGATGATGGGGTGATTCTCATAAGATTTGAAGGTATATCTGGAAGCCCAGTCGTAAGTGGAATTTGCATTAGGAGAGCAACGAAGGCCTCAG TTCCACAAGTGACAAGTGATCACATTGAATGTAGCTACTGTGCTGCACAGATTGAAATTCCTTCATCACAG ATGAAACTTATGCAGGCAAAGTCTATCGCAAAGTATGAGAGTAAGATAAAGGAGCTCACAATGCAGTGTGATCTTAAGGCAAAAGAATGCTATGAGGCATGGATGTCATTAACTGTGACAAATGAGCAATTGGAGACAGTCCAGATGGAACTTGACAAAGTGACAATTAAGTCACATACTACTG ATCAAACTGTGGAGAAACAAGCTGAAAGCCTGAGGAATATTTCTAATATGTATGAGCTTGATAAGAAGAAATGGGCAGATGCAATTTGCAGTTTACAAGAAAAGATAAAG TTGATGAAAAGTGATTATTTAAAACTTTCCTTTGAAGCGCATGAATGTGTTGATTCGATTCCTGAATTAAATAATATGGTTTTTGCAGTTCAGGAATTGG TCAAACAGTGTGAAGATCTCAAAGTGAAGTACAACGAAGAGATGACAAAGAGAAAGAAACTCTTCAACGAAGTTCAAGAGGCTAAAG GGAACATTCGGGTTTTCTGCCGATGCCGTCCATTGAATAAGGCTGAAATGTCAGCTGGATACAATACGGTTGTGGATTTTGATGCAGCAAAGGATGGATGCCTTGGAATTTTGACAAGTGGCTCCGTCAAAAAATCATTCAGATTTGACAGAGTTTATACACCAAAAGATGATCAAG TTGATGTTTTTGCTGATGCATCATCAATGGTAATCTCTGTACTGGATGGCTACAATGTTTGTATCTTTGCTTATGGGCAAACCGGAACAGGGAAAACGTTTACCATGGAAGGAACACAGCAGAACAGAGGAGTAAATTACAGGACTCTTGAGCACTTGTTTAAAGTTAGTAAGGAAAGGAGTGAAACTTTTTCATATAACATATCTGTTAGTGTTCTTGAGGTTTATAACGAACAAATCAGAGACTTATTGGCTACTGGACAAACATCAAAAAG ATTGGAGATAAAACAAGCTTCTGAAGGATATCATCATGTTCCTGGTGTAGTAGAAGCCAAAATTGATAGCATAAATGAAGTGTGGAGTGTACTGCAGACCGGAAATAATGCTAGAGCAGTTGGAAGTAACAACGTTAATGAGCATAGCAGTCGATCTCATTG CATGCTATGTATAACAGTAAAGGCTAAAAACTTGTTGAATGGAGACTGTACCAAGAGCAAGCTTTGGCTCGTGGATTTGGCAGGTAGTGAGAGACTTGCAAAGACTGATGCTCAAGGGGAACGGCTTAAGGAAGCACAAAATATTAATCGATCTCTTTCTGCTCTTGGAGATGTAATATCTGCTTTGGCAGCTAAAAGTAGTCACATTCCATATAG GAACTCTAAACTCACACATTTACTTCAAGACTCACTAG GAGGTGACTCCAAAACTCTGATGTTTGTACAAATAAGTCCATCAGACCAGGACCTAGGTGAGACCCTGAGCTCGCTTAATTTTGCAACTAGAGTGAGGGGTGTTGAGTTAGGCCCTGTTAAGAGGCAAATTGATACAAGTGAACTTCAAAAGTTGAAAGCAATG CTCGAAAAAGCACGGAGTGATTGCAGAATTAAAGATGAATCTATGCGAAAACTTGAAGAAAACTTGCAAAGCTTGGAGAGTAAGGCCAAAGGCAAGGACcagatttacaaaaatttacaagaaaagatTAAAGAACTTGAAGGACAGATTGAGTTGAAGAAAGCCATGCAAAGTGAATCAGAGAAGCAAGTCTCTCAATTATCTGACAAATTGAGAGGGAAAGAAGAAACCTGCAGTTCTCTCCAACAAAAG GTGAGAGAGCTAGAGAAAAGGATGAAAGAACAACTGCAGTCAGAGTCAGCAAGTTTTCAGCAGAAG GTTTGGGATCTAGAGAAAAGGCTGAAAGATCAGATGCACGAGTCTGACTCTGAATCTGCCATTTTGAAAGATAAG ATAAAGGAGCTTGAGAGGAAACTGAAAGAGCAGGAGAAGAGCTCAATGGTCATGCTTCATCAACAG ATGAAGGAATTAGAGGACAGATACAGAGAGCGAGAGCAACAGTGGCAACAAACACACAGTTATGTGGATGCAGTAAGGGCCACACCGGATATAGGTAAAAGCTTCATGAATGAAGAATGTCCAAGCGAGATTGAGGCTGGCATTTTAAGGTGTTCAGACTCAGTAAACCGGCAGACAAGCCAAGGTTCTTCTTTGTTCAAAGGAAGTGATTCTACTAATAAGATAAGAAGCAGAACAAGAGAGTTCAGAAGCAATGACGAAAACAACTACGTAATGTCTTCATCATCATTGCACGATAGAAGAAGAGTCACTAGGAAATCTGATCCACCCAAAATAATCAGGAGTGTGAGGCCAACACCAAGACCAGCCACTGGTAATCAAGCTCCAGTGTCTCACAAGAGAACTAGCACAAGCAGAGATCAGGTTCCAGGAATAAGAGAGAGGGAAAGTAAGAAGAAAATTTGGTCATGA
- the LOC114173233 gene encoding dof zinc finger protein DOF5.7, translating into MSPDDTPPSKPATATTTTTTDQETQSSGGRKGSSTRPHEQGLKCPRCDSPNTKFCYYNNYSLTQPRHFCKTCRRYWTKGGALRNVPIGGGCRKNKKVRSSRLSCDSKDSGSSSSDLGGLKFLHTLPPSMDFHLGGLPFPRLHHHPPPTYNQFSSFGDTSSASSCFNLDPSPGTTSSSFAALNYPFSYNGAIQGMSAMNVHSGHASSIESLSSMNQDLHWKLQQQRLAMLFGGDNSQKDHSGGGGGGGVSTTINQLENQTQKPQPILFQNLEVSKGGIFPVENCRKEHGPCGDTHTPSTEWFFGNSYASVTPPTATTTSSGGPGNDNASNWSSGVNAWGDVPQQYTALP; encoded by the coding sequence ATGTCACCCGATGACACACCACCTTCAAAGCCCGCCACAGcaaccacaacaacaacaacagacCAAGAGACCCAAAGTTCAGGTGGCAGAAAAGGCTCCTCCACAAGGCCCCATGAGCAAGGCCTCAAGTGTCCACGATGCGACTCACCCAACACCAAATTCTGCTACTACAACAACTACAGCCTCACACAGCCAAGGCATTTCTGCAAGACATGTAGAAGATACTGGACAAAAGGTGGGGCTTTGCGTAATGTCCCTATTGGCGGTGGATGCAGGAAGAACAAGAAGGTGAGGTCATCGAGGCTCTCGTGTGACTCCAAGGACTCTGGTTCCTCCTCTTCAGACCTTGGTGGCCTCAAGTTCCTTCATACCCTTCCTCCTTCCATGGACTTTCACCTTGGAGGGTTACCCTTCCCTAGGCTTCACCATCACCCTCCACCAACATATAACCAATTTTCCTCTTTTGGGGACACTTCCAGCGCTTCTTCCTGTTTCAACCTTGACCCTTCTCCCGGCACCACCTCAAGTTCTTTCGCTGCTCTTAATTACCCTTTCTCTTACAATGGTGCAATCCAGGGTATGAGCGCTATGAATGTTCACAGTGGTCACGCCTCTTCCATTGAGTCTTTGAGTTCTATGAACCAGGACTTGCACTGGAAGCTGCAGCAGCAGCGATTGGCAATGCTGTTCGGTGGAGATAACAGCCAGAAAGATCacagtggtggtggtggtggtggtggggtgTCAACGACGATTAACCAGCTGGAGAACCAGACACAGAAACCACAACCCATTTTGTTTCAAAATCTTGAGGTTTCAAAGGGAGGGATTTTCCCCGTTGAGAACTGTAGAAAAGAACATGGTCCATGTGGGGACACACACACACCCTCCACTGAGTGGTTCTTTGGGAATTCTTATGCCTCGGTGACTCCTCCTACAGCTACTACTACCAGTAGTGGTGGCCCAGGGAATGATAATGCAAGCAATTGGAGTAGCGGTGTGAATGCTTGGGGTGATGTGCCGCAGCAATATACTGCTTTGCCCTAG
- the LOC114173303 gene encoding probable mannitol dehydrogenase, whose translation MASQTEVEHPRKAFGWAARDPSGFFSPFNFSRRETGEKDVAFKVLYCGICHSDLHMAKNEWGTSTYPLVPGHELAGVVTEVGNKVEKFKVGDRVGVGCLVDSCGTCENCCENLENYCPQYTLTYGAKYRDGSITYGGYSDWMVADEHFVVRIPDGLPLDAAAPLLCAGITVYSPLRYFALDKPGLHVGVVGLGGLGHMAVKFAKAFGAKVTVISTSPYKKEEAIQHLGADSFLISRDQDQMEAAKGTLDGIIDTVSAVHLLLPLIGLLKSHGKLVMLGAPEKPLELPIFPLLSGRKIVGGSLIGGIKETQEMMDFAAKHNVKPDIEVIPIDYVNTAMERLLKADVKYRFVIDIGNTLKPSP comes from the exons ATGGCTTCACAAACTGAAGTTGAGCATCCCAGAAAGGCATTCGGATGGGCAGCGAGGGACCCTTCTGGTTTTTTCTCACCTTTCAATTTCTCCAGAAG agAAACCGGTGAAAAAGACGTTGCATTCAAAGTGCTGTATTGTGGGATATGTCACTCTGATCTCCACATGGCAAAGAACGAATGGGGCACTTCCACCTATCCACTAGTCCCAGG GCATGAGTTGGCTGGGGTAGTGACAGAGGTGGGAAACAAAGTAGAAAAGTTCAAAGTTGGGGACAGGGTGGGTGTGGGATGCTTGGTTGATTCCTGCGGCACCTGCGAGAATTGTTGTGAGAATCTTGAGAATTATTGTCCACAATATACTCTCACATATGGTGCCAAATATAGAGATGGAAGCATCACATATGGAGGCTACTCTGATTGGATGGTTGCAGATGAACACTTTGTGGTTCGAATTCCTGATGGCTTACCACTTGATGCTGCTGCACCTCTCCTCTGTGCTGGCATCACAGTTTATAGCCCTCTCAGATATTTTGCCCTAGACAAACCTGGTCTGCATGTGGGTGTGGTTGGTCTCGGTGGACTGGGCCATATGGCTGTAAAATTCGCCAAAGCTTTTGGAGCCAAGGTCACGGTAATAAGCACATCACCTTACAAAAAGGAGGAAGCAATTCAACATCTTGGAGCTGACTCTTTTCTGATAAGCCGTGACCAAGATCAGATGGAG GCTGCAAAGGGTACTTTGGATGGTATTATCGACACAGTTTCGGCCGTTCATCTTCTGCTACCTCTGATTGGTTTGCTGAAGTCTCATGGAAAGCTTGTAATGCTGGGTGCACCGGAGAAGCCTCTGGAGCTGCCAATCTTTCCTTTACTTTCTG GGAGAAAGATAGTAGGTGGAAGTTTGATCGGAGGAATAAAGGAGACCCAAGAGATGATGGACTTTGCAGCGAAACACAACGTAAAACCTGACATTGAAGTCATTCCTATTGATTATGTGAACACTGCAATGGAGCGTCTCCTCAAAGCAGATGTGAAATACAGATTTGTGATTGACATAGGAAACACTCTAAAACCAAGCCCTTGA